One window of Gloeothece citriformis PCC 7424 genomic DNA carries:
- a CDS encoding TIGR03790 family protein, producing the protein MVNLFLLRSSLIVLLLISLSGCRWTERAFPFNKKLNPRHLGIIINQSDPLSVKIGEYYQQQRKIPSENLIYIKFKPNRINITPKEFQDLKAQVDAQTPAHIQGYALTWANPYRVDCMSITSAFAFGYDTTYCANGCFPTQESPYFNSSSSRPYEDFQVRPTMAIAATNFTEAKELIDRGVASDNTYPKGTAYLMNTGDKARNVRSQFYPNIILELSQRFPINIIQGDTLENKPDVMFYFTGLKQVQKVESNVFLPGAIADHLTSFGGQLTNSKQMSSLRWLEKGATGSYGTVVEPCNFPQKFPHPGIAMKHYLNGDTLLEAYWKSVAMPGQGIFIGEPLAKPFN; encoded by the coding sequence ATGGTAAATCTTTTCCTCCTTCGCAGTTCTTTAATTGTATTATTATTAATCAGCTTATCTGGGTGTCGTTGGACTGAAAGAGCGTTTCCTTTCAATAAAAAGCTCAATCCTCGTCATCTGGGCATTATTATTAATCAATCTGACCCATTGAGTGTAAAAATCGGGGAATATTATCAGCAACAAAGAAAAATTCCCTCAGAAAATCTTATCTATATCAAATTTAAGCCTAATCGGATTAATATAACTCCGAAAGAATTTCAAGACCTTAAGGCACAAGTAGACGCTCAAACTCCCGCTCATATTCAAGGATATGCTTTAACTTGGGCGAATCCCTATCGAGTTGACTGTATGTCTATCACCAGTGCTTTTGCCTTCGGCTATGATACCACTTATTGTGCTAATGGATGTTTCCCGACTCAAGAAAGTCCCTATTTTAATAGTAGCAGTTCCAGACCTTATGAAGATTTTCAAGTCCGTCCCACTATGGCGATCGCTGCCACTAATTTTACTGAGGCTAAAGAGTTAATCGATCGGGGTGTTGCGTCTGATAATACATATCCTAAAGGAACGGCTTATCTGATGAATACCGGCGATAAAGCTCGTAATGTCCGGTCTCAATTTTACCCTAATATTATCCTCGAATTATCACAACGGTTTCCTATCAATATTATTCAGGGGGATACTTTAGAAAATAAGCCGGATGTGATGTTTTATTTTACTGGATTAAAACAGGTTCAAAAAGTAGAAAGTAATGTCTTTTTACCGGGGGCGATCGCAGACCATTTAACCTCGTTTGGCGGTCAACTGACTAATAGTAAACAGATGAGTAGTCTTCGTTGGTTAGAAAAGGGAGCAACGGGAAGTTATGGGACAGTTGTTGAACCTTGCAATTTTCCCCAAAAGTTTCCTCATCCAGGTATAGCGATGAAACATTATTTAAACGGTGATACCCTTTTAGAGGCATATTGGAAAAGTGTTGCTATGCCAGGCCAAGGGATTTTTATTGGTGAACCTTTGGCTAAACCTTTTAATTGA
- a CDS encoding FtsW/RodA/SpoVE family cell cycle protein, whose protein sequence is MVARARGKTWSKVVWLRYIFPFYEPNVENWAAEARLLRWLTLLWLLIGLIVQFSASYPVNGPNNVIRQLIWVWLGMIGFNFVTRTPLKYTLNIAPWMVLLVLGMILSTLVPGLGETINGATRWIKLGPILIQPSEIMKPFLVLQSARIFGDWFRLTWRTRLLWIGIFGLVLAGILLQPNLSTTALCGISLWLIALASGLRLSYILTTAIGGGLTGFISISLQEYQKRRVMSFMNPWADPRGDGYQLVQSLLAVGSGGSWGVGYGLSQQKQFYLPFADTDFIFAVYSEEFGFIGGILLLFLLMAFATVSLSVALKCEHRVKRLVAMGAMIILVGQALLNIGVAIGALPTTGLPLPLFSYGGSSSLASLFLAGLLIRVARESNEAEVVPIKNR, encoded by the coding sequence TTTATGAACCTAACGTAGAAAATTGGGCAGCAGAAGCCCGATTACTCCGTTGGCTTACCCTTCTTTGGCTGTTGATCGGGTTAATTGTTCAATTTAGCGCCTCTTATCCCGTCAACGGGCCAAATAACGTCATCAGACAATTAATTTGGGTTTGGTTAGGCATGATCGGGTTCAATTTTGTGACTCGAACCCCCCTAAAATATACCTTAAACATTGCCCCTTGGATGGTGTTATTAGTATTGGGGATGATTTTGAGTACCCTAGTTCCCGGTTTAGGAGAAACTATTAACGGGGCGACTCGATGGATTAAATTAGGGCCAATCCTGATTCAACCCTCAGAAATCATGAAGCCTTTTTTAGTGTTACAAAGTGCGAGAATTTTTGGGGATTGGTTTCGCTTAACCTGGAGAACTCGTCTATTATGGATAGGAATTTTTGGCTTAGTTTTAGCCGGAATTTTGCTACAACCGAACTTAAGTACCACCGCTTTATGTGGAATCTCCTTATGGTTAATTGCCCTAGCTTCAGGATTAAGATTAAGCTACATTTTAACAACTGCGATCGGTGGGGGATTAACCGGATTTATTAGTATTAGCTTACAGGAATATCAAAAACGCCGTGTGATGTCCTTTATGAACCCTTGGGCTGATCCTAGGGGAGATGGGTATCAATTGGTTCAAAGCCTACTGGCTGTCGGTTCTGGAGGATCTTGGGGGGTGGGATACGGACTCTCCCAACAAAAACAATTTTACTTACCTTTTGCGGATACAGATTTTATTTTTGCCGTTTATAGCGAAGAATTTGGGTTTATTGGCGGAATATTATTACTCTTTTTATTGATGGCTTTTGCCACAGTCTCCTTATCAGTCGCCCTTAAATGTGAACATCGGGTTAAACGCTTAGTGGCTATGGGGGCTATGATTATTTTAGTCGGACAAGCATTACTTAATATTGGAGTAGCGATCGGCGCTTTACCTACCACTGGGTTACCTTTACCTTTATTTAGTTATGGGGGAAGTTCTAGTCTAGCTAGTTTATTTTTAGCGGGGTTATTAATTCGGGTAGCTAGAGAAAGTAATGAGGCGGAAGTTGTCCCGATTAAAAACCGATAA
- the minC gene encoding septum site-determining protein MinC — MDSPSPTTNQNQPSSPSLTERYSQVHLKSEGKKLSIILPKPTQQDPVNDWMELEGGLKHCLKRSDPTWPPDTLVHLVVEDRLLDTRQLQLIAKILEDSQLHLKTIYTSRRQTAVAAATSGYSVEQQPLTQPFSSQSNQQQSPLADPLYLKMTVRSGVEVRHPGTVIIQGDVNPGGAIIADGDILVWGWLRGVAHAGALGNQECTIMTLRMEPTQLRIADVVARAPSTTPAQIEPEVAFITPEGIRITQAYNFSKTHSFIPEIGGWKMNN, encoded by the coding sequence ATGGATTCTCCTTCTCCAACCACTAATCAAAATCAACCCTCTTCCCCTTCTTTAACTGAACGGTATTCCCAAGTTCATCTCAAAAGTGAGGGAAAAAAACTATCGATCATTTTACCTAAACCGACTCAACAAGATCCGGTCAATGATTGGATGGAACTCGAAGGGGGACTCAAACACTGTCTCAAACGCAGTGATCCCACTTGGCCTCCCGATACCCTGGTTCATCTGGTCGTTGAAGATCGCCTCCTAGATACCCGACAATTACAACTGATCGCCAAAATCTTAGAAGACTCTCAACTTCACCTAAAAACCATTTATACCAGTCGTCGTCAAACCGCCGTGGCCGCCGCTACCTCTGGTTATTCCGTCGAACAACAACCCCTGACTCAACCCTTTTCATCCCAGTCCAACCAGCAACAGTCCCCCTTAGCTGATCCCCTTTATCTTAAAATGACCGTTCGTTCTGGGGTCGAAGTGCGGCATCCCGGTACAGTGATCATCCAAGGAGATGTTAACCCAGGAGGAGCGATCATCGCCGATGGAGATATTTTAGTCTGGGGATGGTTACGGGGAGTTGCTCATGCTGGCGCATTAGGCAATCAAGAATGTACCATTATGACATTGCGAATGGAACCCACTCAGCTTAGAATTGCCGATGTAGTTGCAAGAGCGCCTTCTACCACACCCGCGCAAATTGAACCGGAAGTTGCTTTTATTACTCCAGAAGGCATCCGCATCACCCAAGCGTATAATTTTAGCAAAACTCATTCTTTTATCCCAGAAATAGGAGGCTGGAAAATGAATAATTAA
- the minE gene encoding cell division topological specificity factor MinE, giving the protein MIIELLEKIFSWTSSNKSGKEAKQRLKLIIAHDRIGLNPEALESMRRELLEVVSRYVEIDPEETELSLESDQRMTVLIANLPIRQVKRFPKVRTPES; this is encoded by the coding sequence ATGATTATTGAATTGCTCGAAAAAATTTTTTCTTGGACAAGTTCTAATAAAAGTGGCAAAGAAGCTAAACAACGACTGAAACTGATTATTGCCCACGATCGCATCGGATTAAATCCAGAAGCCCTTGAATCCATGCGCCGAGAACTGTTAGAAGTAGTGAGTCGTTATGTAGAAATCGATCCCGAAGAAACAGAATTATCTCTAGAAAGCGATCAACGGATGACCGTTTTAATCGCTAACTTGCCCATTCGACAAGTGAAACGTTTTCCCAAAGTTAGAACTCCTGAATCATAA
- the minD gene encoding septum site-determining protein MinD yields the protein MGRVIVVTSGKGGVGKTTVTANLGTALAKIGSKVALVDADFGLRNLDLLLGLEQRVVYTAIDVLAGECSIEKALVKDKRQEGLVLLPAAQNRNKEAVNPEQMKELTDHLAKSYDYVIIDCPAGIEMGFRNAVAPAQEAIIVTTPEMAALRDADRVVGLLENEDIKSIRLIVNRVRPEMIQLNQMISVEDILDLLVIPLLGIVPDDERIITSTNRGEPLVLEEKSSIPAVAFTNIARRLQGDDVPFLDLMANHDNIITRLLRRFLGN from the coding sequence ATGGGTCGTGTTATCGTCGTCACCTCTGGTAAAGGGGGAGTTGGAAAAACAACGGTTACTGCTAATTTAGGGACTGCTTTGGCCAAAATAGGCTCTAAAGTTGCCCTAGTCGATGCAGATTTTGGCTTAAGAAATTTAGATTTATTACTCGGACTAGAACAAAGAGTTGTTTATACCGCAATTGATGTATTAGCCGGGGAATGTTCTATAGAAAAAGCTTTAGTCAAAGATAAACGTCAAGAGGGGTTAGTCTTGCTGCCGGCTGCCCAAAATCGCAATAAAGAAGCGGTTAACCCCGAACAAATGAAAGAGTTAACGGATCATCTCGCTAAGAGTTATGATTATGTCATCATTGATTGTCCTGCGGGTATAGAAATGGGGTTTCGCAATGCCGTCGCTCCGGCTCAAGAAGCGATCATTGTCACCACTCCAGAAATGGCCGCGTTACGGGATGCCGATCGGGTAGTCGGGTTACTCGAAAACGAGGATATTAAAAGTATCCGTTTGATCGTCAACCGAGTTAGACCGGAAATGATCCAACTCAATCAAATGATTAGTGTGGAAGATATTTTAGATTTATTAGTCATTCCTTTATTAGGAATTGTTCCTGATGATGAGCGGATTATTACTTCCACCAACCGAGGCGAACCTTTAGTATTAGAAGAAAAATCTTCAATACCGGCTGTAGCCTTTACTAATATTGCTCGACGTTTACAGGGGGATGATGTGCCTTTTCTCGATCTCATGGCTAACCATGACAATATCATTACTCGTCTTCTGCGTCGTTTTTTAGGTAATTAA
- a CDS encoding CPBP family intramembrane glutamic endopeptidase: MTIKRIILGVLTVVALIPLLLNLIGSVNQPQVQANLQLYQTNLILQASELNFEVLSDSSSPSNADSNSLSSALLGNDPYFTAQTQYEEAKKLGEKNLSNLKEKLKQISEVPLENEGLSLQTLLSANNLTQAIQLQEEINQQEKTLNKIDLKIGLIKAVRGETHEAIATWNRLTVSEPTATTATVLRELWSNQTEIPSIAETVIEQNLQGWFHYTALKQYYQKTNQKESLLNLETEEQEIALQSASKLALISGIPVIGGLIGVGLLIFLLVQLLIKQKQALLALTNEQAWETPWGGETIWQVLIVGFVFIGQILLPLLFGIGFGFLNINPNELSLRFKAVYVLASYLTMAVGGILVLYLSIKSYFPIPKDWFRFRWLSNWIFWGLGGYLVAIPLVVIVSLINQKIWQGQGGSNPLLMLALESQDTVALIIFFFTAAIAAPLFEEIMFRGFLLPSLTRYMPVWGAIVVSGLIFAVAHLNLSEVIPLATLGIILGVVYTRSRNLLSSILLHSLWNSGTLLSLFILGSSAG, translated from the coding sequence ATGACCATCAAGCGAATAATTTTAGGGGTGCTAACCGTTGTAGCACTAATCCCCCTCCTGTTAAACTTAATTGGGAGTGTCAATCAGCCACAGGTTCAAGCTAACTTACAACTCTATCAAACGAATTTAATTTTACAAGCTTCAGAATTAAATTTTGAGGTTTTGAGTGACTCTTCATCCCCTTCTAATGCTGACTCAAACAGCTTAAGCTCCGCCTTATTAGGAAATGATCCTTATTTTACGGCACAAACTCAATACGAAGAAGCGAAAAAACTCGGCGAGAAAAATTTATCAAACCTGAAGGAAAAACTGAAACAAATTTCCGAAGTTCCCCTAGAAAATGAAGGGTTAAGTCTTCAAACCTTACTCTCTGCTAATAACCTGACTCAAGCCATTCAATTACAAGAAGAAATCAATCAACAAGAAAAAACTCTCAATAAAATAGACTTAAAAATAGGCTTAATTAAAGCAGTAAGAGGAGAAACTCATGAAGCGATTGCTACTTGGAATCGATTAACTGTTTCCGAACCAACCGCAACAACCGCCACAGTCTTAAGGGAATTATGGAGTAATCAAACTGAAATCCCCTCAATAGCAGAAACGGTTATCGAGCAAAATTTGCAAGGATGGTTTCATTATACAGCCTTAAAACAATATTATCAAAAAACGAACCAAAAAGAAAGTCTTTTAAATTTAGAAACAGAAGAACAAGAAATCGCTTTACAATCGGCTAGTAAATTAGCTTTAATTTCGGGAATTCCTGTCATCGGTGGATTAATTGGGGTAGGATTATTAATTTTTCTCTTAGTCCAACTCTTGATTAAACAAAAACAAGCGTTATTAGCTCTTACCAATGAGCAAGCTTGGGAAACCCCTTGGGGAGGAGAAACCATCTGGCAAGTCTTAATCGTTGGGTTCGTTTTTATTGGGCAAATTTTACTGCCTCTTCTGTTTGGGATTGGGTTTGGATTCTTAAATATTAATCCCAATGAGTTAAGTTTACGATTTAAAGCGGTTTATGTTTTAGCCAGTTATTTAACGATGGCTGTTGGGGGAATTTTAGTTTTATACTTATCGATAAAATCCTATTTTCCTATTCCTAAAGATTGGTTTCGGTTTCGCTGGCTCAGTAATTGGATATTCTGGGGATTAGGAGGCTATTTAGTCGCTATTCCTTTAGTGGTAATCGTATCATTAATTAATCAAAAAATATGGCAGGGACAAGGAGGTAGCAACCCCCTATTAATGTTGGCCTTAGAATCACAGGATACAGTAGCCTTAATTATATTCTTTTTTACAGCAGCAATCGCCGCGCCCCTGTTTGAAGAGATTATGTTTAGAGGCTTTTTGTTACCCTCCCTAACTCGCTATATGCCGGTTTGGGGTGCGATTGTGGTCAGTGGGTTAATTTTTGCGGTTGCTCACCTCAATTTATCAGAAGTGATTCCGTTAGCAACTTTAGGGATTATATTAGGAGTAGTTTACACGCGATCGCGCAATCTTCTCTCATCAATTTTACTCCATAGTCTTTGGAATAGTGGAACTTTATTAAGTCTATTTATTTTAGGGAGTAGTGCGGGATGA
- a CDS encoding GNAT family N-acetyltransferase yields MNIREATEGDLPTIVEIYNASIPSRLATADINPISVESRINWFYDHPPQSRPIWVMEIDNKVVGWLSFQSFLGRPAYHCTAELSLYVSPDYKRLGIGQKLLQQAIDKSPSLGLNTLIGYIFAHNKPSLQLFTKYEFQQWGFLPKVAVLDGIERDLIIVGRRVN; encoded by the coding sequence ATGAATATTAGAGAGGCAACAGAAGGGGATTTACCGACAATTGTAGAGATTTATAATGCTAGTATTCCCTCTCGTCTAGCCACCGCAGATATTAATCCGATTAGTGTAGAAAGCCGGATCAATTGGTTTTACGATCATCCGCCCCAAAGTAGACCGATTTGGGTGATGGAAATCGATAATAAGGTAGTAGGATGGTTAAGTTTTCAATCCTTTTTAGGTCGTCCGGCTTATCACTGTACCGCAGAATTAAGTTTATATGTTTCTCCCGATTATAAACGGTTGGGAATCGGACAAAAATTGTTACAGCAAGCCATTGATAAAAGTCCAAGTTTGGGATTAAATACGTTAATTGGTTATATTTTTGCCCATAATAAACCCAGTTTACAACTCTTTACTAAATATGAATTTCAGCAATGGGGTTTCCTGCCTAAAGTAGCGGTATTAGATGGGATAGAAAGAGATTTAATTATTGTAGGGCGAAGAGTTAATTAA
- a CDS encoding four-carbon acid sugar kinase family protein, whose protein sequence is MSAQPKIIVLDDDPTGSQTVHSCLLLMRWDVETLRLGLKDEVPIFFVLTNTRALPPSQAAHVTQEVCHNLKLAIEAEGIEDFLVVSRSDSTLRGHYPVETDVIATELGEFDAHFLIPAFFEGGRITKDSIHYLIIDGVPTPVHQTEFAKDSVFGYDYSYLPDYVEQKTRGRIKATEVKRFLLSDIRQGSLERLMKLENNQCGVVDGETQQDLDQFAQDILKAAQSGKRFLFRSAASILTSLAQLGQQPIAAEEMAKYKPTDKPGAVIVGSHVKKTTQQLEKLLKEPTVTGIEVDVKRLRDQPTERHNLLQEILHQVKTVHQSGQTPVIYTSREELTFESVQKRLDFGIEVSSLLMDVVQGLPQEISFLISKGGITSNDVLSTGLNLRSARLLGQILAGCSMVRTSENHPLFPNLPVVLFPGNVGDAQGLVTVYRRLSK, encoded by the coding sequence ATGAGCGCTCAACCCAAAATCATCGTTTTAGACGACGATCCCACCGGCTCCCAAACCGTTCACAGTTGTTTATTATTAATGCGTTGGGATGTGGAGACTCTACGCTTAGGACTAAAAGACGAAGTTCCCATTTTCTTTGTTCTCACCAATACCAGAGCATTACCCCCCTCTCAAGCTGCCCATGTGACCCAAGAAGTCTGTCATAATCTTAAATTAGCGATCGAAGCAGAAGGGATAGAAGATTTTTTAGTGGTGAGTCGTTCTGATTCTACCTTACGGGGACATTATCCGGTTGAAACCGATGTGATCGCTACCGAATTAGGAGAATTTGATGCTCATTTTCTCATTCCTGCCTTTTTTGAAGGAGGACGAATCACAAAAGATAGTATTCATTATCTCATCATAGACGGTGTTCCAACTCCCGTTCATCAAACAGAATTTGCTAAAGATTCGGTGTTTGGTTACGATTATAGTTATCTGCCGGACTATGTGGAACAAAAAACCCGAGGACGAATTAAAGCCACAGAAGTAAAACGATTTTTACTCTCAGATATTCGTCAAGGTAGTTTAGAGCGCCTGATGAAATTAGAAAATAATCAATGTGGGGTAGTCGATGGAGAAACTCAACAAGATTTAGATCAATTTGCTCAAGACATTCTCAAAGCCGCCCAATCTGGAAAACGATTTTTATTTCGTAGCGCTGCGAGTATTTTAACCTCTCTGGCTCAACTCGGTCAACAACCGATCGCCGCCGAAGAGATGGCCAAATATAAACCTACGGATAAACCCGGTGCAGTCATTGTGGGATCTCATGTCAAAAAAACCACCCAACAATTAGAAAAACTGCTCAAAGAACCCACAGTAACCGGCATAGAAGTCGATGTCAAACGGTTACGGGATCAACCCACTGAACGCCATAATTTACTTCAAGAAATCTTACATCAAGTTAAAACCGTTCATCAATCTGGACAAACCCCAGTGATTTATACTTCTCGTGAAGAATTAACCTTTGAAAGCGTACAAAAACGGTTAGATTTTGGCATCGAAGTTTCTTCTTTATTGATGGATGTGGTGCAAGGTTTACCCCAAGAGATTAGTTTTTTAATTAGTAAAGGGGGAATTACCTCTAATGATGTTTTAAGTACCGGATTAAACTTAAGATCTGCTCGCTTATTAGGTCAAATTTTAGCCGGCTGTTCAATGGTGAGAACCTCTGAAAATCATCCTTTATTTCCTAATTTACCCGTTGTTCTCTTTCCAGGGAATGTGGGAGATGCTCAAGGGTTAGTCACGGTTTATCGTCGTTTATCTAAATAA